The Henckelia pumila isolate YLH828 chromosome 2, ASM3356847v2, whole genome shotgun sequence genome includes a window with the following:
- the LOC140882935 gene encoding ATP-dependent Clp protease proteolytic subunit 2, mitochondrial yields MMRRSFLFSHRSLWRRPISKYVNGGRCYSLIPMVIEHSSRGERAYDIFSRLLKERIICINGPIADDTAHVVVAQLLFLESENPSKPIHMYLNSPGGAVTAGLAIYDTMQYIRSPVNTICLGQAASMASLLLSAGAKGERKSLPNATIMIHQPSGGYSGQAKDMTIHTKQIIRVWDSLNALYAKHTGQSIEVIQKNMDRDYFMTPEEAKEFGIIDEIMDQRPTTLVTDSVPDGGKDKSSS; encoded by the exons ATGATGCGGAGGAGCTTCCTCTTCTCTCACCGGAGCCTATGGCGGCGCCCAATCTCGAAATATGTTAATGGTGGAAGATGCTACAGTTTGATACCGATGGTGATTGAGCACTCGTCCCGTGGGGAGCGCGCCTACGATATCTTCTCGCGCCTGCTCAAGGAGCGTATAATTTGCATCAATGGCCCCATTGCTGACGACACCGCACACGTTGTCGTTGCGCAGCTCCTCTTCCTTGAATCTGAAAACCCATCGAAACCTATTCACATGTACCTCAATTCCCCCGGTGGTGCTGTCACGGCTG GTCTTGCCATATATGATACAATGCAGTATATCCGATCTCCAGTCAATACTATATGTCTTGGTCAAGCTGCATCAATGGCTTCTCTCCTCTTGTCTGCTGGTGCAAAGGGTGAGAGGAAGTCTCTACCAAATGCTACGATTATGATTCATCAGCCTTCTGGTGGGTATAGTGGCCAGGCTAAGGATATGACCATTCACACCAAGCAAATTATTCGTGTTTGGGACTCGTTGAACGCACTTTATGCTAAGCATACTGGTCAATCCATTGAAGTAATTCAGAAGAATATGGATCGTGATTATTTTATGACACCTGAAGAGGCAAAGGAGTTTGGGATTATAGATGAGATCATGGACCAGAGACCAACGACGCTCGTCACTGACTCGGTGCCTGATGGTGGTAAAGATAAAAGTTCAAGCTAG
- the LOC140884439 gene encoding serine carboxypeptidase-like 34 — MYKHSISSSRLGNYAVNHVLMVLLGLALAAGIEPTAGTTTTTTGGGVSAEQKADRVVALPGQPAVSFRQYSGYVNVNKSHGRELFYWFFEATKLPHKKPLLLWLNGGPGCSSIGYGAMEELGPFLSQKGQPELKFNNNTWNKAANLLFVESPVGVGFSYTNTSADIKQLGDKITALDSYIFLVNWFKRFPQYKHHDFYISGESYAGHYVPQLAEFILDKNKKLGKSHDSYINLKGILIGNAVLDDETDQKGLIDYAWHHAVISDSLYDQIRAECNFTQKNQSEGCNHAVDKYFDVYKIIDMYSLYTPNCVHLNTSSSRRSSAISYGPRLLSTFNHGRRSVSAGYDPCDSDYTEAYLNKPDVQKALHANVTKIPYAWTHCSDNITFWNDAPMSILPIIRKLIDARFRVWVYSGDTDGRIPVTSTRYSLRKLGLKITRDWSPWYTDKHQVGGWTVEYKGLMFVTVRGAGHQVPSLKPKQSLQMLQHFLAGKALPPAPY; from the exons ATGTACAAACATAGCATTAGCAGCAGTAGGCTTGGTAATTATGCTGTTAATCATGTGTTAATGGTGTTGCTGGGCTTGGCACTGGCGGCGGGGATTGAACCGACAGCTggaaccaccaccaccaccaccggCGGCGGAGTGTCGGCGGAACAAAAAGCCGATAGGGTGGTGGCGCTGCCGGGGCAGCCGGCGGTGAGTTTCAGGCAATATTCTGGGTATGTGAACGTGAACAAATCTCATGGAAGGGAGTTGTTCTATTGGTTCTTTGAAGCCACAAAGCTTCCTCACAAGAAACCTCTGCTTTTGTGGCTCAATGGAG GTCCTGGATGTTCATCAATTGGCTATGGAGCAATGGAGGAGTTGGGGCCTTTCCTTTCACAAAAAGGTCAACCAGAGCTCAAGTTCAACAACAACACATGGAATAAAG CTGCCAACTTATTGTTTGTCGAATCCCCGGTTGGTGTTGGATTCTCATACACAAACACCTCCGCTGATATTAAACAGCTGGGTGACAAAATCACag CCCTGGATTCATACATCTTCTTGGTGAATTGGTTCAAAAGATTCCCACAATATAAACATCACGACTTCTACATTTCTGGGGAGAGTTATGCAG GCCACTATGTACCCCAGCTTGCAGAGTTTATCCTcgacaaaaataaaaaactggGCAAGAGTCACGACTCATACATTAATCTCAAGGGAATTCTG ATAGGGAATGCTGTATTGGATGATGAAACAGACCAAAAGGGATTGATAGACTATGCATGGCACCATGCTGTAATATCCGACAGTTTATACGATCAAATCAGGGCCGAATGCAACTTCACTCAAAAGAATCAATCGGAGGGGTGCAACCACGCGGTGGATAAGTACTTCGACGTCTATAAAATCATAGACATGTACAGTTTATACACTCCAAACTGTGTTCACTTGAATACCAGTTCTAGTAGAAGATCATCAGCTATATCCTATGGTCCTCGACTCCTATCAACCTTTAACCAT GGGAGGAGATCAGTATCTGCAGGCTATGATCCATGTGATTCAGACTACACCGAGGCGTATCTAAATAAGCCCGATGTTCAGAAAGCCCTTCATGCCAATGTCACAAAAATTCCCTATGCATGGACTCATTGTAG CGACAACATCACGTTCTGGAACGATGCACCGATGTCCATACTCCCTATCATTCGAAAACTGATTGATGCTAGGTTCCGAGTTTGGGTGTACAG CGGAGACACTGATGGGAGGATTCCAGTGACATCAACAAGATACTCCTTGAGGAAGTTGGGATTGAAAATCACTCGGGACTGGTCTCCTTGGTACACTGACAAACACCAG GTTGGGGGGTGGACTGTGGAGTACAAAGGGTTGATGTTTGTAACAGTGAGAGGAGCAGGGCACCAGGTCCCCTCCTTGAAGCCCAAGCAATCGCTTCAAATGCTCCAACATTTCTTGGCTGGCAAAGCACTCCCACCAGCTCCATACTAA
- the LOC140884438 gene encoding cytochrome P450 86B1-like: MNTSANASNCDSVAKYAADYHGLFCFIPDIQMVEIFLAFLVFLTIHCLRKKRHQGLPNWPFVGMLPSLVAGVRGNMYEWISGILHDQNGTFTFKGPWFTNLNCVVTSDPRNVEYLLKTNFANFPKGEYFRNTVRDLLGDGIFNADAVVWQRQRKTASLEFHSAKFRRMTTDSLLELVHGRLIPVLDDSLKRNSWIDLQDVLLRLTFDNVCMIAFGVDPGCLSLGLPDIPFARAFEAATEATVLRFMTPTFVWKVMRYLEVGSEGTLMESIKGVDDFAEEVIRGRRQELAKKDDDGQRSDLLTVFMGLKDEDGKPFSDRFLRDICVNFILAGRDTSSVALSWFFWLLDGNREVEQRIMEEIDGILSKREGLSRGGDVVFTAEEVKKMEYLQAALSEALRLYPSVPVDHKEVVEDDKFPDGTILKKGTKVVYAIYAMGRMESVWGKDCKEFKPERWLRNGRYMSESAYKFTAFNGGPRLCLGKDFAYYQMRFVAASVLYRYRMTVVGDHPVEPKLALTMYMKYGLKMELSTRDRC, from the exons ATGAATACATCTGCTAATGCTAGTAATTGCGATTCTGTCGCGAAATATGCCGCGGATTATCATGGTTTGTTCTGTTTCATTCCTGATATTCAAATGGTTGAGATTTTCTTGGCTTTTCTCGTGTTTCTAACGATACACTGCTTGAGGAAGAAGAGGCATCAAGGCCTCCCCAATTGGCCTTTCGTCGGGATGCTTCCGTCTCTTGTCGCCGGTGTCCGTGGAAACATGTACGAGTGGATTTCTGGGATATTGCATGATCAAAATGGTACCTTTACCTTTAAAGGCCCCTGGTTTACGAATCTCAATTGCGTGGTCACCTCGGATCCTCGGAACGTGGAGTATCTCCTCAAGACGAATTTCGCCAACTTTCCTAAAGGAGAATACTTCAGGAACACTGTGAGGGACTTGTTAGGCGACGGCATATTCAATGCGGATGCTGTAGTTTGGCAGAGGCAGAGGAAGACCGCGAGTCTCGAGTTTCATTCGGCTAAGTTTAGGAGGATGACGACTGATTCGCTGCTCGAATTGGTGCACGGGAGATTGATCCCTGTTTTGGATGATTCCTTGAAGAGGAACTCCTGGATTGACTTGCAAGATGTGCTGCTCAGGCTAACGTTCGACAACGTGTGTATGATCGCTTTCGGGGTGGATCCGGGGTGCTTGAGCCTCGGCCTGCCGGATATCCCATTCGCTAGAGCGTTCGAGGCCGCGACAGAGGCGACGGTGTTGAGATTCATGACGCCTACTTTTGTATGGAAGGTGATGAGGTATCTTGAGGTGGGAAGTGAGGGGACATTGATGGAGTCGATAAAGGGAGTGGACGATTTCGCGGAGGAGGTGATCCGGGGTAGGAGGCAAGAACTGGCTAAGAAAGATGATGACGGGCAAAGATCGGATCTTTTGACGGTGTTCATGGGGTTGAAAGATGAAGATGGCAAGCCATTTTCTGATAGATTCTTGAGGGATATTTGTGTGAACTTCATACTTGCTGGAAGGGACACATCTTCGGTTGCATTGAGTTGGTTTTTCTGGCTTTTGGATGGGAATAGGGAGGTGGAGCAGAGGATAATGGAGGAGATTGATGGGATCTTGAGCAAAAGAGAGGGGCTGAGTCGCGGCGGAGATGTCGTGTTCACCGCGGAGGAGGTGAAGAAGATGGAGTATTTGCAGGCGGCTCTGTCGGAGGCTCTCAGGTTGTACCCATCAGTCCCAGTCGACCACAAGGAG GTAGTGGAAGATGACAAATTCCCAGATGGAACCATACTCAAGAAGGGAACAAAAGTGGTGTATGCAATATATGCAATGGGTCGAATGGAGAGCGTATGGGGCAAAGATTGCAAAGAGTTCAAGCCCGAGAGATGGCTGAGAAACGGACGATACATGAGCGAATCGGCCTACAAGTTCACGGCATTCAACGGCGGCCCTCGGCTCTGTTTAGGCAAAGATTTTGCTTACTATCAGATGAGGTTCGTGGCGGCGTCTGTCTTGTACCGGTATCGGATGACCGTAGTCGGAGATCATCCCGTGGAGCCCAAACTGGCACTCACCATGTACATGAAATATGGACTAAAGATGGAGCTTTCCACAAGAGATAGATGCTAA